The Marinilongibacter aquaticus genome has a window encoding:
- a CDS encoding beta strand repeat-containing protein, which translates to MRKILPLLAFFFLHGPLSAQTFTNGPVATGYGSSNMYNNSAIGPDGKFYVLRNFGSFINSSNPQTPYFEIKRWDDGTWTSIGTFDQNDIPDQLVSSSYTMYGSGMGFDIDASGNFHVAINNYTSTDNGANVKERVSYGKSSDGNNWTFTELDNDNFVINYSFGDLQLELDQNDRPHVTSRVSDNSSSTLANRRKYIRHYYYNGSSWVKETVLTTVDVNDIPNYAFTLDKNGKAHIAAALESNGSGSDASLVYFNNVSGSWSSPTTVIAGSTGSAASVKMDIIIDDNIKAHILNRDNSFNLKYATNQSGSWNVSNLTTGSLDSESMSRNSAGDMFSFYNAQSSSTNSGEVRYAYKAHDSSTWTTGPVMTGNNNTGRYSSSKLSDGNVGMMWFDHYTGSGSPSYGPPNNPKQLQYATASFGPTCTAPSISVNPTNRNVCSGSNTTFSITATGATAYQWQVNTGSGFTDLVNGGVYSNAKTNTLSITGATSGMGGYKYRCVAMNGSASCFTNSNAATLSVTSISTSGSQTNPTCHGSSTGTASVTANGGSSPYTYSWAPSGGSAATASGLAAGTYTVTVTDNNGCMTTKSYSLVDPPALTASISSVTNIECNGASSGAATVSAGGGTPGYSYSWAPSGGSAATASGLAAGTYTVTVTDDNGCTKTASATITQPPALTATISSVTNIECNGASSGAATVSAGGGTPGYSYSWAPSGGSAATASGLAAGTYTVTVTDDNGCTKTASATITQPPALTATISSVTNIECNGASSGAATVSAGGGTPGYSYSWAPSGGSAATASGLAAGTYTVTVTDDNGCTKTASATITQPPALTATISSVTNIECNGASSGAATVSAGGGTPGYSYSWAPSGGSAATASGLAAGTYTVTVTDDNGCTKTASATITQPPALTATISSVTNIECNGASSGAATVSAGGGTPGYSYSWAPSGGSAATASGLAAGTYTVTVTDDNGCTKTASATITQPPALTATISSVTNIECNGASSGAATVSAGGGTPGYSYSWAPSGGSAATASGLAAGTYTVTVTDDNGCTKTASATITQPPALTATISSVTNIECNGASSGAATVSAGGGTPGYSYSWAPSGGSAATASGLAAGTYTVTVTDDNGCTKTASATITQPPALTATISSVTNIECNGASSGAATVSAGGGTPGYSYSWAPSGGSAATASGLAAGTYTVTVTDDNGCTKTASATITQPPALTATISSVTNIECNGASSGAATVSAGGGTPGYSYSWAPSGGSAATASGLAAGTYTVTVTDDNGCTKTASATITQPPALTATISSVTNIECNGASSGAATVSAGGGTPGYSYSWAPSGGSAATASGLAAGTYTVTVTDDNGCTKTASATITQPPALTATISSVTNIECNGASSGAATVSAGGGTPGYSYSWAPSGGSAATASGLAAGTYTVTVTDDNGCTKTASATITQPPALTATISSVTNIECNGASSGAATVSAGGGTPGYSYSWAPSGGSAATASGLAAGIYTVTVTDDNGCTKTASATITQPPLIEINLSEANTPTICGASDGSIVFNTANLSDGAYTLNYKFNGTGTSTSVSVNSNSFQLTGIPAGDYTGFEIISGACKGLYNSSVLVENPPLIITASNSGPYEEGSTIHLMATGGLTYTWNGPNNFFSTLPNPEIAGASSANAGIYSVTASNGYCTSTATTTVSVECTEQHMSYYLAYTGSTPEIIAPLSNNMQVQFNGTRKMSVVAITACEVPKIESVKLQLSGTTNNHYYEDNDMPYNLHEVGQVLSGDILVPNLYTFIARGYSQDNVQGEVLAGPDVIQFWVVNATRTLSAPEASSSNLCAGDNLTVNSSISGDFGTGNLYQAYLSDAQGNFGNPRLIGTSTDPENIPCQIPYSVKSSSHYRIKVASTSPIVSSDISTQIIEIIGPDLNLSSPNDDIINETGNRSAGSTIQASNKIDQNSKIDYRSGRYQLMEPGFEAKSGSVFKAIIQAVCPN; encoded by the coding sequence ATGAGAAAGATTCTACCCCTCCTAGCCTTTTTTTTTCTTCATGGCCCCCTGTCGGCCCAAACTTTCACCAACGGACCCGTCGCTACCGGATACGGCAGTTCGAATATGTATAACAATTCGGCCATAGGTCCGGACGGAAAGTTCTACGTCCTAAGGAATTTCGGCTCTTTCATTAATTCATCAAACCCTCAAACACCCTATTTTGAAATAAAAAGATGGGATGATGGCACATGGACAAGCATTGGCACGTTTGACCAAAACGATATTCCGGACCAACTGGTGAGTTCTTCTTATACAATGTACGGATCCGGAATGGGTTTCGACATTGATGCCAGTGGCAACTTTCATGTGGCCATAAACAATTACACAAGCACCGACAACGGTGCAAACGTAAAGGAGCGGGTCTCCTATGGCAAAAGTTCCGATGGAAACAATTGGACTTTCACCGAATTGGACAACGATAATTTTGTCATCAACTATTCCTTCGGTGACCTGCAACTCGAGTTGGACCAGAACGACCGTCCGCATGTAACCAGCAGGGTCAGCGACAACAGCTCCAGTACCCTGGCAAACAGGAGGAAATACATTCGCCATTATTACTACAACGGAAGTTCTTGGGTCAAAGAGACCGTATTGACCACTGTCGATGTGAACGATATTCCGAATTACGCTTTCACATTGGACAAGAACGGCAAAGCCCACATAGCCGCAGCTCTTGAAAGCAATGGGAGCGGCTCGGATGCCAGCCTTGTCTACTTCAACAATGTTTCGGGTTCATGGAGCAGTCCCACCACTGTCATTGCAGGGAGTACGGGGTCTGCTGCTTCTGTCAAGATGGACATCATCATTGATGACAATATCAAGGCACATATATTAAACCGGGACAATTCGTTCAACCTCAAATATGCAACCAACCAAAGCGGCAGCTGGAACGTATCCAACCTCACCACCGGAAGTCTGGATTCTGAATCCATGTCCAGAAATTCGGCCGGCGATATGTTCAGCTTCTACAATGCACAATCTTCGAGTACCAATTCCGGGGAGGTAAGGTACGCCTATAAAGCCCACGATTCTTCGACTTGGACAACGGGACCAGTAATGACAGGAAACAACAACACGGGCAGGTACTCTTCAAGCAAACTCAGTGACGGCAATGTCGGAATGATGTGGTTCGACCATTACACCGGTTCGGGAAGTCCAAGCTATGGCCCACCGAACAATCCGAAGCAGCTCCAGTATGCTACGGCCAGTTTTGGTCCGACCTGCACTGCACCCTCCATTTCTGTCAACCCGACAAACAGGAATGTCTGTAGCGGAAGCAATACTACATTCAGTATCACGGCCACAGGTGCCACGGCCTACCAATGGCAGGTGAACACCGGTTCTGGATTTACTGACCTTGTCAATGGCGGGGTCTACTCAAACGCCAAAACCAATACGCTGAGCATCACCGGGGCTACCTCGGGGATGGGCGGCTATAAATACCGATGTGTCGCCATGAACGGCAGTGCCTCTTGCTTTACAAACTCGAATGCCGCCACGCTTTCCGTGACCTCCATTTCAACCAGTGGATCTCAAACCAACCCGACTTGCCATGGCTCTTCAACTGGCACCGCAAGCGTCACGGCCAATGGAGGAAGCAGCCCCTACACCTACAGCTGGGCACCGTCCGGCGGGTCGGCGGCTACCGCCTCCGGGCTGGCCGCGGGAACCTACACCGTCACCGTCACCGACAACAACGGCTGCATGACCACCAAATCCTATTCCCTCGTGGATCCCCCAGCACTGACGGCAAGCATCAGCTCGGTCACCAACATCGAATGCAACGGGGCCAGCAGCGGGGCCGCCACAGTTTCCGCGGGCGGAGGGACGCCGGGGTACTCCTACAGCTGGGCACCGTCCGGCGGGTCGGCGGCTACCGCCTCCGGGCTGGCCGCGGGGACCTACACCGTCACCGTCACCGACGACAACGGCTGCACAAAGACCGCGTCGGCGACAATAACACAGCCCCCAGCACTGACGGCAACCATCAGCTCGGTCACCAACATCGAATGCAACGGGGCCAGCAGCGGGGCCGCCACAGTTTCCGCGGGCGGAGGGACGCCGGGGTACTCCTACAGCTGGGCACCGTCCGGCGGGTCGGCGGCTACCGCCTCCGGGCTGGCCGCGGGGACCTACACCGTCACCGTCACCGACGACAACGGCTGCACAAAGACCGCGTCGGCGACAATAACACAGCCCCCAGCACTGACGGCAACCATCAGCTCGGTCACCAACATCGAATGCAACGGGGCCAGCAGCGGGGCCGCCACAGTTTCCGCGGGCGGAGGGACGCCGGGGTACTCCTACAGCTGGGCACCGTCCGGCGGGTCGGCGGCTACCGCCTCCGGGCTGGCCGCGGGGACCTACACCGTCACCGTCACCGACGACAACGGCTGCACAAAGACCGCGTCGGCGACAATAACACAGCCCCCAGCACTGACGGCAACCATCAGCTCGGTCACCAACATCGAATGCAACGGGGCCAGCAGCGGGGCCGCCACAGTTTCCGCGGGCGGAGGGACGCCGGGGTACTCCTACAGCTGGGCACCGTCCGGCGGGTCGGCGGCTACCGCCTCCGGGCTGGCCGCGGGGACCTACACCGTCACCGTCACCGACGACAACGGCTGCACAAAGACCGCGTCGGCGACAATAACACAGCCCCCAGCACTGACGGCAACCATCAGCTCGGTCACCAACATCGAATGCAACGGGGCCAGCAGCGGGGCCGCCACAGTTTCCGCGGGCGGAGGGACGCCGGGGTACTCCTACAGCTGGGCACCGTCCGGCGGGTCGGCGGCTACCGCCTCCGGGCTGGCCGCGGGGACCTACACCGTCACCGTCACCGACGACAACGGCTGCACAAAGACCGCGTCGGCGACAATAACACAGCCCCCAGCACTGACGGCAACCATCAGCTCGGTCACCAACATCGAATGCAACGGGGCCAGCAGCGGGGCCGCCACAGTTTCCGCGGGCGGAGGGACGCCGGGGTACTCCTACAGCTGGGCACCGTCCGGCGGGTCGGCGGCTACCGCCTCCGGGCTGGCCGCGGGGACCTACACCGTCACCGTCACCGACGACAACGGCTGCACAAAGACCGCGTCGGCGACAATAACACAGCCCCCAGCACTGACGGCAACCATCAGCTCGGTCACCAACATCGAATGCAACGGGGCCAGCAGCGGGGCCGCCACAGTTTCCGCGGGCGGAGGGACGCCGGGGTACTCCTACAGCTGGGCACCGTCCGGCGGGTCGGCGGCTACCGCCTCCGGGCTGGCCGCGGGGACCTACACCGTCACCGTCACCGACGACAACGGCTGCACAAAGACCGCGTCGGCGACAATAACACAGCCCCCAGCACTGACGGCAACCATCAGCTCGGTCACCAACATCGAATGCAACGGGGCCAGCAGCGGGGCCGCCACAGTTTCCGCGGGCGGAGGGACGCCGGGGTACTCCTACAGCTGGGCACCGTCCGGCGGGTCGGCGGCTACCGCCTCCGGGCTGGCCGCGGGGACCTACACCGTCACCGTCACCGACGACAACGGCTGCACAAAGACCGCGTCGGCGACAATAACACAGCCCCCAGCACTGACGGCAACCATCAGCTCGGTCACCAACATCGAATGCAACGGGGCCAGCAGCGGGGCCGCCACAGTTTCCGCGGGCGGAGGGACGCCGGGGTACTCCTACAGCTGGGCACCGTCCGGCGGGTCGGCGGCTACCGCCTCCGGGCTGGCCGCGGGGACCTACACCGTCACCGTCACCGACGACAACGGCTGCACAAAGACCGCGTCGGCGACAATAACACAGCCCCCAGCACTGACGGCAACCATCAGCTCGGTCACCAACATCGAATGCAACGGGGCCAGCAGCGGGGCCGCCACAGTTTCCGCGGGCGGAGGGACGCCGGGGTACTCCTACAGCTGGGCACCGTCCGGCGGGTCGGCGGCTACCGCCTCCGGGCTGGCCGCGGGGACCTACACCGTCACCGTCACCGACGACAACGGCTGCACAAAGACCGCGTCGGCGACAATAACACAGCCCCCAGCACTGACGGCAACCATCAGCTCGGTCACCAACATCGAATGCAACGGGGCCAGCAGCGGGGCCGCCACAGTTTCCGCGGGCGGAGGGACGCCGGGGTACTCCTACAGCTGGGCACCGTCCGGCGGGTCGGCGGCTACCGCCTCCGGGCTGGCCGCGGGGACCTACACCGTCACCGTCACCGACGACAACGGCTGCACAAAGACCGCGTCGGCGACAATAACACAGCCCCCAGCACTGACGGCAACCATCAGCTCGGTCACCAACATCGAATGCAACGGGGCCAGCAGCGGGGCCGCCACAGTTTCCGCGGGCGGAGGGACGCCGGGGTACTCCTACAGCTGGGCACCGTCCGGCGGGTCGGCGGCTACCGCCTCCGGGCTGGCCGCGGGAATCTACACCGTCACCGTCACCGACGACAACGGCTGCACAAAGACCGCGTCGGCGACAATAACACAGCCCCCCCTTATCGAAATCAACCTTTCAGAAGCAAATACCCCTACAATTTGTGGGGCTTCGGATGGATCTATTGTTTTCAATACAGCCAACCTTAGTGACGGAGCTTATACCCTCAACTACAAATTTAACGGTACCGGTACAAGCACATCGGTATCCGTAAACTCCAATTCCTTCCAATTAACCGGTATTCCCGCCGGTGATTACACCGGTTTCGAAATTATATCGGGAGCCTGTAAGGGGCTGTACAACAGCTCCGTCCTGGTAGAAAATCCGCCTTTAATCATTACGGCCTCCAATTCAGGCCCTTACGAAGAGGGGAGCACAATTCACCTGATGGCAACCGGTGGGCTGACCTACACATGGAACGGGCCCAACAATTTCTTCAGCACATTGCCCAATCCCGAAATAGCCGGTGCCAGCAGTGCCAATGCCGGCATCTATAGCGTGACGGCGTCCAACGGATACTGCACATCCACGGCGACCACAACAGTCTCAGTGGAATGCACGGAGCAGCACATGAGCTATTATTTGGCCTACACGGGCAGTACACCCGAGATCATCGCCCCGTTGAGCAACAACATGCAGGTCCAGTTCAACGGTACCCGCAAAATGAGCGTCGTAGCCATCACGGCCTGTGAAGTCCCTAAGATAGAAAGTGTGAAACTCCAGCTTTCAGGTACCACAAACAACCATTATTACGAAGACAATGATATGCCCTACAACCTGCACGAGGTCGGACAGGTTCTCAGTGGAGATATCCTGGTACCCAACCTGTACACTTTCATTGCCAGAGGATATTCGCAAGACAACGTTCAGGGCGAAGTACTGGCCGGTCCCGACGTAATACAATTTTGGGTTGTCAACGCCACACGGACATTGAGTGCCCCCGAGGCTTCCTCTTCGAATCTGTGTGCCGGGGACAATTTGACGGTGAATTCATCCATCTCTGGCGATTTTGGAACGGGAAATTTATATCAAGCCTATCTTTCCGATGCCCAGGGCAATTTTGGCAACCCTAGGCTGATCGGCACCTCCACGGATCCGGAAAACATTCCGTGCCAAATTCCGTACTCGGTGAAAAGCAGCTCCCATTATCGTATAAAAGTGGCCTCCACCTCTCCCATTGTCAGTTCCGACATTTCTACCCAGATCATCGAAATCATAGGGCCAGACCTCAATCTAAGCTCGCCCAATGATGACATCATCAACGAAACAGGAAACAGGAGTGCGGGATCCACTATCCAAGCCTCGAACAAAATTGATCAAAATTCCAAGATCGATTACAGAAGTGGAAGGTACCAATTGATGGAACCCGGCTTTGAAGCAAAGAGCGGCAGTGTATTCAAGGCCATTATTCAGGCCGTCTGCCCGAACTAA
- a CDS encoding response regulator, giving the protein MKIVLIDDHEIILESLSLLLGSLPEVDRVVTFEHPVVALEHCLAEKYDLIITDNNMPEMTGCAFTLKLRKEKPESKILMLTIDEHFGTIREAFSAGILGYVMKKANKRELREAVLTVASGKRFVSDAVFSELIRPDGPSHWDQSDDLQSLSSREIEIVALIGQELSSKEIAERLFVSVATVEKHRHNILKKLGVKNSIGIVKYALGNGLLD; this is encoded by the coding sequence ATGAAAATAGTCCTGATAGACGATCACGAAATTATCCTGGAAAGCCTTTCGCTCCTGTTGGGCTCCCTGCCGGAAGTCGATCGGGTGGTCACATTCGAACACCCGGTTGTGGCCCTGGAACATTGCCTTGCCGAAAAATACGACCTGATCATCACCGACAACAATATGCCCGAGATGACGGGCTGTGCATTTACCCTGAAGCTCCGGAAGGAAAAACCCGAATCGAAAATCCTCATGCTCACCATCGATGAACATTTTGGAACCATCCGCGAGGCCTTCAGTGCCGGCATATTGGGCTATGTAATGAAAAAGGCCAACAAACGGGAGCTAAGAGAAGCCGTGCTCACGGTTGCCTCGGGCAAAAGATTTGTGAGCGATGCCGTTTTTTCTGAGCTTATCAGGCCGGACGGGCCCTCCCATTGGGACCAGAGCGATGACCTTCAATCCCTATCCAGCCGAGAGATCGAGATCGTGGCCCTGATCGGGCAGGAACTTTCCAGCAAAGAAATTGCGGAAAGGCTTTTCGTGAGTGTTGCCACCGTGGAAAAGCACCGGCACAATATCCTGAAAAAATTAGGGGTCAAAAATTCGATTGGAATAGTGAAATACGCCCTGGGCAACGGCCTGCTGGACTGA
- a CDS encoding tetratricopeptide repeat-containing sensor histidine kinase, with translation MWKKNSVMLCLLLCAAMGVGKAETGFSRDSLRAAIVILEKLPSSFSRDSSLSVYYNELIEKLNYGSLPGVGETLETFARKQKGYRWPVSMAFVLRARARIHEKSGDYLKAVQEYHEAIRTMEGEAYIGEQLAYTYVLLAYAVLNNGDRFKAWDLFERSAEISKNVDDKSILIWALDFFGDNTLFHAENRSDYLKALAYYKEVEALLPESRVANQIPNNLQGQAKAYALLGEGERAAEYRQKALDYALALPVPNYFNVYETYRDWAAFEASEGRADSAIVYQQRALDAALKFNFVEILNRAYHSLYIYQKKAGRYPEALGTLEAYTRLEDSLNRQEVNKKYAELDGKYENEKSQNRIKSLENKNLKYGLAVLLVSLSGGLIALFVSLRGKRKVAALNSQLAERNHQVEEALYEGKKLERRRVSDQLHDSIATKVSALKWKVEANEGKIDPATFESLRSSLEEIYEDVRTTAHGLRPLEFLDKGLKSAIEELLGHLTDQKRTFFSIYIDDGVSRLNKSLQYHIYQWTVELCTNLQKHAKATRVFFEVHVTGDTVTVWFENDGLLDNRPLKEGQGLRNIRAKASEYRAMMRVEKQGLFRFELKIPL, from the coding sequence ATGTGGAAGAAGAATTCTGTGATGCTTTGCCTTTTGCTGTGTGCGGCAATGGGAGTGGGAAAGGCCGAAACGGGCTTTTCCCGTGATTCGCTGCGTGCGGCCATCGTTATTCTGGAAAAGCTTCCGTCCTCCTTCTCGCGTGATTCCAGTCTCTCGGTCTACTACAATGAACTTATCGAAAAGCTCAACTACGGCAGCCTGCCCGGGGTCGGAGAGACTTTGGAGACTTTCGCACGCAAACAGAAAGGCTACCGGTGGCCTGTTTCCATGGCCTTCGTTTTGCGGGCACGGGCCAGGATTCATGAGAAGTCGGGCGATTACCTGAAAGCCGTCCAAGAGTACCATGAGGCCATAAGGACCATGGAGGGGGAGGCCTACATCGGGGAGCAACTGGCCTACACCTACGTGCTGTTGGCCTATGCCGTGCTGAACAATGGGGACCGCTTCAAGGCCTGGGACCTGTTTGAAAGGTCCGCCGAAATTTCAAAAAACGTGGACGACAAGAGCATTCTGATCTGGGCCTTGGATTTCTTTGGCGACAATACACTTTTTCATGCCGAAAACCGGTCGGATTACCTGAAGGCCTTGGCGTATTATAAAGAGGTGGAGGCTCTTCTCCCCGAAAGCCGGGTGGCCAATCAGATTCCCAACAATCTTCAAGGGCAGGCCAAGGCGTACGCCCTGCTTGGAGAGGGGGAAAGGGCTGCCGAATATCGGCAAAAGGCCCTTGACTACGCTCTGGCCCTGCCGGTGCCCAATTATTTCAATGTGTACGAGACCTACAGGGATTGGGCCGCCTTCGAAGCGTCGGAGGGCAGGGCCGACTCGGCCATCGTCTATCAGCAGAGGGCATTGGATGCTGCTCTGAAATTCAATTTCGTGGAGATCCTCAACCGGGCCTACCATTCGCTCTATATCTACCAGAAAAAGGCAGGCAGGTATCCAGAAGCCCTGGGCACCCTGGAAGCCTATACCCGACTGGAAGACAGCCTGAACCGTCAAGAGGTCAACAAAAAGTATGCGGAACTGGACGGCAAATACGAGAATGAAAAAAGTCAGAACAGGATAAAGAGCCTGGAGAACAAGAACCTGAAATACGGTTTGGCCGTACTTCTGGTTTCCCTGTCGGGTGGACTGATCGCACTGTTCGTCTCGCTTCGCGGGAAGAGGAAGGTTGCTGCTTTGAACAGTCAATTGGCAGAGAGGAACCATCAGGTTGAAGAGGCTCTTTACGAGGGCAAAAAGCTCGAGCGTAGGCGGGTTTCGGACCAACTTCACGATAGCATAGCCACAAAAGTATCTGCCCTGAAGTGGAAGGTTGAAGCCAACGAGGGAAAAATCGATCCTGCGACCTTTGAGTCCTTGAGGAGCAGCCTGGAAGAAATATACGAGGATGTAAGGACAACGGCCCACGGCCTGCGGCCTTTGGAGTTTCTGGACAAGGGGCTCAAGTCGGCGATCGAAGAGCTCCTGGGGCACCTTACCGATCAAAAGCGGACGTTTTTCTCGATTTACATTGACGACGGGGTGAGCAGGCTGAACAAATCTCTCCAATACCATATTTATCAATGGACAGTGGAATTGTGCACCAATCTGCAAAAACACGCCAAAGCCACACGGGTGTTTTTTGAGGTGCACGTGACAGGCGATACGGTGACCGTATGGTTTGAAAATGACGGCTTGCTGGACAACCGCCCGCTGAAGGAGGGGCAGGGTTTGCGTAATATCCGGGCCAAGGCCAGCGAGTACCGTGCCATGATGCGTGTCGAGAAGCAAGGCCTTTTCAGGTTCGAGTTGAAAATCCCGCTTTGA
- a CDS encoding 3-coathanger stack domain-containing protein — MRNTIKLIACSLVLCIQTIQGQTVRYIKTTVSGTGDGTSWANASTDIQAMLDANGVDEVWVAKGTYKPMAYPTGCSNCSSSRDYSFSIPAGKKLVGGFTGTENTKSQRDIAGNRTVLSGDIGSPGVKTDNTYHVIVAAFPFNNTAGNSCELDGLVIKSGYSPGASGTVSVNGQSVSRGSGAGAHLRYGDKIIKDCSFEDNTAQDIGGGVYILNDFSVTANVSGVTLSLNKATKGGGIYISSGESHLDACYFDRNSATEDGGGLYASFADKVIINACKANGNGSTLDGGAMYFDIADVELYESIFTGNSASQYGGAIFNARSDLVAEQNYFGSNSSKQGGAVELYYDDSFIRRNLFDSNITLQYTGGAIHSSGTESDISGNVFYNNYGFVGGGALGLGGNLTIANNLFYGNRAKYWGGAIYLFAGDLRTVTNNTFVMNTATNYGAGVYTNTGTNNFYNNIFWANDINGNTADTNADFYNYQADNLFTYNGMQFSQGHYTSTGSGTRDLGSGATGNTFAVDPLFLSENQPRGADNVYGTADDGFALTSGSPFVNRFSPNGPSSDITGASRDGSPDWGAYEFGASNCPENLMPTGLISTDQKADAYVSTSGSNTIDSGAAVGYQAGHYITLNPGFSAEAGSVFRTEIQGGCQ; from the coding sequence ATGCGGAATACCATTAAACTTATTGCGTGCAGCCTAGTGCTTTGTATTCAGACCATTCAAGGCCAAACCGTACGCTACATAAAAACAACCGTTTCGGGAACGGGAGACGGAACGTCCTGGGCCAATGCGAGCACCGACATTCAGGCCATGCTTGATGCAAACGGGGTGGATGAAGTATGGGTGGCCAAGGGCACCTATAAACCCATGGCCTACCCCACGGGCTGCAGCAACTGCAGTTCAAGCCGGGACTATTCCTTTTCCATTCCTGCGGGCAAAAAACTGGTGGGCGGCTTTACAGGGACCGAAAATACGAAAAGCCAAAGGGATATAGCCGGCAACAGGACCGTGCTCAGTGGGGACATTGGCAGCCCGGGCGTGAAAACAGACAACACCTATCACGTGATCGTGGCCGCGTTCCCGTTTAACAACACGGCCGGCAACTCCTGTGAATTGGATGGCCTGGTCATAAAATCGGGCTATAGTCCGGGAGCTTCCGGCACGGTATCAGTGAACGGACAATCCGTGAGCCGGGGTTCGGGTGCCGGGGCCCACCTTCGCTATGGCGACAAGATCATAAAAGATTGCAGCTTTGAAGACAATACGGCACAGGATATTGGCGGTGGAGTTTATATACTTAACGATTTCAGCGTGACGGCCAACGTATCCGGTGTCACTCTATCGCTCAACAAGGCCACAAAGGGGGGCGGCATCTACATTTCCTCTGGAGAAAGCCATTTGGATGCCTGTTATTTCGACAGAAACTCGGCCACCGAGGACGGGGGCGGCCTTTACGCCAGTTTTGCCGACAAGGTCATTATCAACGCCTGCAAGGCGAACGGCAACGGCTCCACTCTGGATGGCGGGGCAATGTATTTCGACATCGCCGACGTGGAACTCTATGAAAGCATATTTACGGGCAATTCGGCCTCGCAGTACGGAGGGGCCATTTTCAATGCCCGTTCTGATCTTGTGGCAGAGCAAAACTACTTTGGCAGCAACAGTTCCAAACAAGGCGGGGCGGTCGAACTGTACTACGACGACTCCTTCATAAGGAGAAACCTCTTCGATTCCAATATTACGCTTCAGTACACGGGCGGGGCCATTCATTCGAGCGGTACCGAATCGGACATCTCCGGCAACGTGTTCTACAACAATTACGGATTCGTGGGAGGTGGGGCACTCGGTCTGGGCGGCAATCTCACCATAGCCAACAATCTTTTCTACGGCAACCGGGCAAAATATTGGGGCGGGGCCATCTACCTGTTCGCCGGAGACTTGAGAACCGTGACAAACAACACCTTTGTCATGAACACGGCCACCAACTACGGTGCGGGCGTATACACCAACACGGGCACCAACAATTTCTACAACAATATCTTCTGGGCAAACGACATCAATGGCAATACGGCCGACACCAACGCCGACTTCTACAATTACCAAGCCGACAATCTCTTTACCTACAACGGCATGCAGTTCAGCCAGGGCCACTACACCAGCACGGGCTCGGGCACGCGAGATCTGGGCAGCGGTGCGACCGGCAACACCTTTGCGGTCGACCCGTTGTTCCTTTCTGAAAATCAGCCCAGGGGAGCAGACAACGTCTACGGCACGGCCGATGATGGATTTGCTCTCACTTCCGGCAGCCCTTTTGTCAACAGGTTCAGCCCGAACGGGCCATCTTCGGATATCACGGGGGCTTCCCGTGACGGCAGCCCCGATTGGGGAGCCTATGAATTCGGGGCCAGCAACTGTCCCGAAAACCTTATGCCGACCGGCCTTATCTCCACCGACCAGAAGGCCGACGCCTACGTGTCCACATCCGGGAGCAATACCATTGACTCCGGTGCGGCCGTCGGCTACCAGGCCGGCCATTACATCACCTTGAACCCCGGCTTCAGTGCAGAGGCAGGTAGCGTCTTCAGGACCGAAATCCAGGGGGGCTGTCAGTAG
- a CDS encoding LytR/AlgR family response regulator transcription factor, with protein MEKLLLPNNVEMDCRRIILLESNSNYTTIFSTAKPPLVTVARSLCHVASQLDASRFLRVNRSTVVNVSKIRSFRLSQLHVLITMTSGHKIKSSRRRTATVLKGLKENQTLQST; from the coding sequence ATGGAAAAATTACTACTCCCCAATAATGTCGAAATGGATTGCAGGCGGATAATCCTGTTGGAAAGCAACAGCAACTACACCACCATTTTCAGTACGGCAAAGCCCCCCCTGGTCACGGTGGCACGGAGCCTGTGCCATGTGGCCAGCCAGCTCGATGCTTCCCGGTTTCTGAGAGTAAACCGCAGCACGGTTGTGAACGTCTCCAAGATAAGGAGCTTTCGCCTCAGCCAACTCCATGTCCTGATAACCATGACCAGCGGCCATAAAATAAAAAGTTCCAGAAGGAGGACGGCCACGGTACTAAAGGGACTCAAAGAAAATCAAACACTGCAAAGTACATAG